Proteins from a genomic interval of Trifolium pratense cultivar HEN17-A07 linkage group LG6, ARS_RC_1.1, whole genome shotgun sequence:
- the LOC123889724 gene encoding RRP15-like protein isoform X2, which produces MAEETQVVEPGRGLGKRKFGKIQGRKKSSKKQKVMQPPHGQKKVKINQKMKKLYNKRAREYNSDDDEDETTAPATMRKTRGVASMKTRGVASITKIKHEEEEEEIESEELSEDEGAAGGQRTQKKVNFSEDEGEDDDDEIQPGITKFSEGCKAFKMAFKNIIKKSVSDDLLGPVLSAHKNLVIEKLAEEEAERKVKGEAKKEKLLIAEKGHVTPANYLDSHEKFLISVATKGVVKLFNAVNKAQVAQKGLDPSKNRDAKELKKRTKEAFYSELGRPAVGTSAKANTSTSKGEDEQPSWAPLRDNYMLTNSRIKDWDKNMPGKNESDDMENISEESSSDED; this is translated from the exons ATGGCTGAAGAAACGCAAGTGGTTGAACCTGGAAGAGGTCTGGGGAAGAGGAAGTTTGGTAAGATCCAAGGCCGTAAAAAGTCAAGTAAGAAACAAAAAGTTATGCAGCCACCTCATGGACAGAAGAAAGttaaaatcaaccaaaaaatGAAGAAACTTTACAACAAGAGGGCACGAGAATATAATTCTgacgatgatgaagatgagACAACTGCGCCTGCTACTATGAGGAAGACTAGAGGTGTGGCATCTATGAAGACTAGAGGTGTAGCATCTATCACCAAAATAAAGcatgaggaggaggaggaagaaatAGAAAGTGAAGAGCTATCTGAAGATGAAGGAGCAGCAGGAGGACAAAGAACACAGAAGAAAGTTAATTTCTCTGAGGATGAAggagaagatgatgatgatgaaattcAGCCAGGAATTACTAAATTCTCCGAAGGTTGTAAAGCATTCAAGATGGCCTTCAAGAATATTATAAAGAAGAGTGTTTCTGATGACTTGTTG GGTCCAGTATTATCAGCACACAAGAATCTTGTTATAGAAAAGCTTGCGGAAGAGGAGGCAGAGCGCAAGGTTAAGGGAGAGGCAAAAAAGGAAAAGCTGCTg ATAGCTGAAAAGGGACATGTCACGCCTGCTAATTATTTGGACTCACATGAAAAGTTTCTAATTAGTGTAGCGACAAAAGGAG TTGTCAAGTTGTTCAATGCT GTCAACAAGGCACAAGTTGCTCAGAAAGGGCTGGACCCCTCAAAGAATAGGGATGCAAAAG AGTTAAAAAAGCGCACCAAAGAAGCCTTTTATTCAGAATTAGGGAGGCCAGCAGTTGGCACATCTGCAAAG GCCAATACAAGCACAAGCAAGGGAGAAGATGAACAACCTTCTTGGGCTCCATTACGAGATAATTATATGCTGACAAATTCAAGAATAAAGGATTGGGACAAAAACATGCCA GGTAAAAATGAATCAGATGATATGGAAAACATTTCTGAAGAAAGCAGTTCCGATGAAGATTAA
- the LOC123889723 gene encoding uncharacterized protein LOC123889723: MKEFPSCFGENGVQVADSSSSSSSSSTIRGPQNVVTCIYQCKLRGRSCLITVSWTKNLMGQGLSVGIDELGNHCLCKFDIKPWLFSKRKGCKNLEVESSKIVILWDLSYAKFGSGPEPLEGYYLVVVFNKKIVLLLGDLKKEACKKIDSDNNVGVYNSDAIFIAKREHIFGKKFYCAKAQFCDKGKVHDVRIECDTLVGTNEPCLVIRIDSKIMMQVKQLKWKFRGNQTILVDGLPVEVFWDVHNWLFGNATGNAVFMFQTCVSADKLWSGQSVSDPSLLTWAYSQQFRDSQLQGLGFSLILYAWKNE; this comes from the coding sequence ATGAAGGAGTTTCCTTCTTGTTTTGGAGAAAATGGTGTTCAGGTTGcagattcatcttcttcatcatcatcatcaagtaCCATAAGAGGACCACAAAATGTTGTTACTTGTATCTATCAATGTAAATTAAGAGGTCGTTCATGTTTGATTACAGTTTCATGGACAAAAAATTTGATGGGCCAAGGCTTAAGTGTTGGAATTGATGAATTGGGTAATCATTGTTTATGTAAGTTTGATATAAAGCCATGGttgttttcaaaaagaaaagggTGTAAGAATTTAGAAGTTGAATCTAGTAAAATTGTTATACTTTGGGATTTGAGTTATGCTAAATTTGGTTCTGGACCAGAACCTTTGGAAGGGTATTATTTAGTTGTTGTGTTCAACAAAAAGATTGTGTTACTTTTAGGAGATCTGAAAAAGGAAGCATGTAAGAAGATTGATAGTGACAACAATGTTGGTGTTTATAATTCTGATGCAATTTTTATTGCAAAAAGAGAACATATTTTTGGGAAGAAATTTTACTGTGCAAAAGCTCAATTTTGTGACAAGGGTAAAGTACATGATGTGAGAATTGAGTGTGATACACTTGTTGGGACTAATGAACCTTGTCTTGTGATTAGAATTGATAGCAAGATAATGATGCAGGTGAAGCAATTGAAGTGGAAGTTTCGCGGTAATCAAACTATTTTGGTGGATGGTTTACCAGTTGAAGTGTTTTGGGATGTTCATAATTGGCTGTTTGGAAATGCTACTGGAAATGCAGTTTTCATGTTTCAAACCTGTGTTTCAGCTGATAAGTTGTGGTCTGGTCAATCTGTTTCTGATCCTTCTCTTCTGACTTGGGCTTATTCTCAGCAGTTTAGAGATTCTCAGTTGCAAGGTCTTGGATTTTCTCTCATTTTGTATGCTTGGAAAAATGAGTAG
- the LOC123889724 gene encoding RRP15-like protein isoform X1 encodes MAEETQVVEPGRGLGKRKFGKIQGRKKSSKKQKVMQPPHGQKKVKINQKMKKLYNKRAREYNSDDDEDETTAPATMRKTRGVASMKTRGVASITKIKHEEEEEEIESEELSEDEGAAGGQRTQKKVNFSEDEGEDDDDEIQPGITKFSEGCKAFKMAFKNIIKKSVSDDLLGPVLSAHKNLVIEKLAEEEAERKVKGEAKKEKLLIAEKGHVTPANYLDSHEKFLISVATKGVVKLFNAVNKAQVAQKGLDPSKNRDAKELKKRTKEAFYSELGRPAVGTSAKANTSTSKGEDEQPSWAPLRDNYMLTNSRIKDWDKNMPVGKNESDDMENISEESSSDED; translated from the exons ATGGCTGAAGAAACGCAAGTGGTTGAACCTGGAAGAGGTCTGGGGAAGAGGAAGTTTGGTAAGATCCAAGGCCGTAAAAAGTCAAGTAAGAAACAAAAAGTTATGCAGCCACCTCATGGACAGAAGAAAGttaaaatcaaccaaaaaatGAAGAAACTTTACAACAAGAGGGCACGAGAATATAATTCTgacgatgatgaagatgagACAACTGCGCCTGCTACTATGAGGAAGACTAGAGGTGTGGCATCTATGAAGACTAGAGGTGTAGCATCTATCACCAAAATAAAGcatgaggaggaggaggaagaaatAGAAAGTGAAGAGCTATCTGAAGATGAAGGAGCAGCAGGAGGACAAAGAACACAGAAGAAAGTTAATTTCTCTGAGGATGAAggagaagatgatgatgatgaaattcAGCCAGGAATTACTAAATTCTCCGAAGGTTGTAAAGCATTCAAGATGGCCTTCAAGAATATTATAAAGAAGAGTGTTTCTGATGACTTGTTG GGTCCAGTATTATCAGCACACAAGAATCTTGTTATAGAAAAGCTTGCGGAAGAGGAGGCAGAGCGCAAGGTTAAGGGAGAGGCAAAAAAGGAAAAGCTGCTg ATAGCTGAAAAGGGACATGTCACGCCTGCTAATTATTTGGACTCACATGAAAAGTTTCTAATTAGTGTAGCGACAAAAGGAG TTGTCAAGTTGTTCAATGCT GTCAACAAGGCACAAGTTGCTCAGAAAGGGCTGGACCCCTCAAAGAATAGGGATGCAAAAG AGTTAAAAAAGCGCACCAAAGAAGCCTTTTATTCAGAATTAGGGAGGCCAGCAGTTGGCACATCTGCAAAG GCCAATACAAGCACAAGCAAGGGAGAAGATGAACAACCTTCTTGGGCTCCATTACGAGATAATTATATGCTGACAAATTCAAGAATAAAGGATTGGGACAAAAACATGCCAGTA GGTAAAAATGAATCAGATGATATGGAAAACATTTCTGAAGAAAGCAGTTCCGATGAAGATTAA